One genomic region from Amycolatopsis sp. FBCC-B4732 encodes:
- a CDS encoding SDR family oxidoreductase: MDISGNTIFIPGATSGIGLALALALRERGNTVIVGGRRTELLERIAAEHPGVDTVRVDTADAASVPAAAKEVLDRHPGLNVLVTMAGVMRVEDWHRPETFLESAESVVTTNVLGPIRLIAAFVEHLRTRPDATIVTVSSGLAFTPLKVTPSYNASKAAIHMLSESLRLQLADTSVSVLELVPPSVRTDLLPGHAENDQAMPLDEFVAEVMGILETQPETKEIQVERVKFLRYGEARGDYDQVVAALNGTDPDQS, encoded by the coding sequence ATGGACATTTCCGGCAACACCATCTTCATCCCCGGTGCCACCAGCGGCATCGGCCTGGCCCTCGCCCTCGCCCTCCGGGAGCGGGGCAACACCGTGATCGTCGGCGGGCGGCGCACCGAACTGCTGGAGCGGATCGCCGCCGAGCACCCCGGTGTCGACACGGTCCGGGTCGACACCGCCGACGCCGCGAGCGTTCCGGCCGCCGCGAAGGAGGTACTCGACCGCCACCCCGGGCTGAACGTGCTGGTCACCATGGCCGGTGTCATGCGCGTCGAGGACTGGCACCGGCCCGAAACGTTCCTCGAGTCGGCCGAAAGCGTCGTGACGACCAACGTGCTCGGCCCGATCCGCCTGATCGCCGCCTTCGTCGAGCACCTGCGGACCCGGCCGGACGCCACCATCGTGACCGTCTCCTCGGGACTGGCCTTCACCCCGCTCAAGGTGACCCCGAGCTACAACGCGTCCAAGGCGGCGATCCACATGCTCAGCGAGTCGCTCCGGCTGCAGCTGGCCGACACCTCGGTGAGCGTCCTGGAGCTGGTGCCGCCGTCGGTGCGGACGGACCTGCTGCCGGGCCACGCGGAGAACGACCAGGCGATGCCGCTCGACGAGTTCGTCGCCGAGGTGATGGGCATCCTCGAGACGCAGCCGGAGACGAAGGAGATCCAGGTCGAGCGAGTCAAGTTCCTCCGCTACGGCGAGGCCCGCGGCGACTACGACCAGGTCGTCGCGGCCCTCAACGGCACCGACCCGGACCAGAGCTGA
- a CDS encoding NAD(P)-dependent alcohol dehydrogenase, whose translation MTDRTMQAVLYDRYGDPDVLYVGRVPRPAPGPGEVLVRVRAFSVNGGELAARSGKLRLLTGQEFPKRVGLDFTGEVAALGTGTRAFTAGDRVWGVLGRTAGFGSAAVYVTVPSDRLGPVPDGLDLVHAAALPVATTAVTALRDKAALRPGERLLVRGAAGGVGNTAVQLGHAYGADVTALAREANLDFVRGLGAATALDHRTARLPELGRFDVVLDTVGTDLPSFRRLLAPGGRMVTIAFDLTRAVTSLGYLAVSAIHGRSRVRAFSGNPKRPEFDDLARHVTEGNLRPAVDRVFSLAETAAAHRALEAGGVRGKYVVRVEG comes from the coding sequence ATGACCGACCGCACGATGCAAGCAGTGCTCTACGACCGCTACGGCGACCCCGACGTGCTCTACGTCGGCCGGGTGCCGCGGCCCGCGCCGGGACCTGGTGAGGTGCTGGTGCGGGTACGCGCGTTCAGCGTCAACGGCGGCGAACTCGCGGCCCGCTCCGGGAAGCTGCGCCTGCTCACCGGCCAGGAGTTCCCGAAGCGCGTCGGGCTGGACTTCACCGGTGAAGTGGCGGCGCTCGGCACCGGCACGAGGGCGTTCACGGCCGGCGACCGCGTCTGGGGCGTACTGGGCCGCACCGCCGGCTTCGGCAGCGCCGCCGTGTACGTCACGGTGCCGTCCGATCGGCTCGGCCCGGTGCCCGACGGCCTGGACCTGGTGCACGCCGCGGCGCTCCCGGTCGCCACCACGGCGGTGACCGCGCTGCGCGACAAGGCCGCGCTGCGCCCTGGCGAACGGCTCCTCGTCCGCGGCGCGGCCGGCGGCGTCGGCAACACCGCCGTCCAGCTCGGGCACGCGTACGGCGCCGACGTCACGGCGTTGGCGCGCGAGGCCAACCTCGACTTCGTCCGCGGTCTCGGCGCCGCCACGGCCCTGGACCACCGGACCGCCCGGCTCCCCGAACTGGGCCGCTTCGACGTCGTCCTGGACACCGTGGGCACCGACCTGCCGAGCTTCCGCCGGCTGCTGGCCCCGGGCGGCCGCATGGTCACCATCGCCTTCGACCTGACCCGGGCGGTCACCTCGCTGGGCTACCTGGCGGTGAGCGCGATCCACGGCCGCAGCCGGGTACGCGCGTTCAGCGGCAACCCGAAGCGACCGGAGTTCGACGACCTCGCCCGGCACGTGACCGAAGGAAACCTCCGCCCGGCAGTCGACCGGGTCTTCTCGTTGGCCGAAACGGCGGCCGCGCACCGCGCTCTCGAGGCGGGCGGCGTCCGGGGCAAGTACGTCGTCCGGGTCGAGGGCTGA
- a CDS encoding TetR/AcrR family transcriptional regulator has translation MAPSRIPVRDDLRADARRNRERILAAARAVFAESGIDAPMATVARRAGVGVATLYRRFPNRDALVRAAFARQMDTCTRAFADALADHDPWRGFRRLVEVVCELQREERGFPAAFVAAFPDDAVAHARLRSQADRSLATLVRRAQAAGALRADFHPSDLAVVFAAHGGLVTALPADAAASRRLVAYLLEAFRADVANGPLPAPSSTDFRQVGPADRAAR, from the coding sequence GTGGCACCTTCTCGGATCCCGGTGCGGGACGACCTGCGAGCGGATGCGCGGCGCAACCGGGAACGCATCCTGGCCGCCGCTCGCGCGGTCTTCGCCGAAAGCGGGATCGACGCGCCGATGGCGACGGTGGCCCGGCGCGCCGGCGTGGGGGTCGCGACGCTGTACCGGCGGTTCCCGAACCGCGACGCACTGGTGCGGGCGGCGTTCGCGCGGCAGATGGACACCTGCACGCGGGCTTTCGCCGACGCGCTCGCCGATCACGATCCCTGGCGCGGGTTCCGGCGGCTGGTCGAAGTGGTCTGCGAGCTGCAGCGGGAGGAACGGGGGTTCCCGGCCGCGTTCGTCGCGGCCTTCCCCGACGACGCCGTGGCCCACGCGCGGTTGCGGAGCCAGGCGGACCGGTCGCTCGCGACGCTGGTCCGCCGGGCGCAGGCGGCGGGCGCGTTGCGGGCCGACTTCCACCCCTCCGACCTCGCGGTCGTCTTCGCCGCGCACGGCGGGCTGGTGACCGCGTTGCCCGCCGACGCCGCGGCGTCCCGGCGCCTGGTCGCGTACCTGCTCGAAGCGTTCCGCGCGGACGTGGCGAACGGGCCGCTGCCCGCACCGTCCTCAACGGACTTCCGGCAGGTGGGTCCCGCTGATCGCGCCGCCCGGTAA
- a CDS encoding SDR family NAD(P)-dependent oxidoreductase: MQRLAGKTAVVTGGGTRGIGRATAARLVAEGAHVFITGRRKTELDEAVEVLGGNVTAVPGDITDPADLDRLYAQVAARGQGLDVLFANAATASLATVETITAEDFDQVFGVNVKGTVFTVQKALPLLNEGASVIINSSTAADRGTAGFGAYAASKAALRTFTRVWANELKDRGIRVNAISPGPTDTSGMTELVGEENAPAFKAAEAARIAIGRLGRVEEVAAAVAFLASPDSSFMLGANVYVDGGENQI, from the coding sequence ATGCAGAGGCTGGCAGGCAAGACCGCGGTCGTCACCGGAGGCGGCACCCGAGGGATCGGCCGGGCCACCGCCGCCCGGCTGGTCGCCGAGGGCGCGCACGTGTTCATCACCGGACGGCGCAAGACCGAACTGGACGAGGCGGTGGAGGTACTCGGCGGGAACGTGACCGCGGTGCCGGGCGACATCACGGACCCGGCCGACCTGGACCGCCTCTACGCGCAGGTCGCCGCCCGCGGCCAGGGCTTGGACGTGCTGTTCGCCAACGCGGCCACCGCCTCGCTCGCCACCGTCGAGACGATCACCGCCGAGGACTTCGACCAGGTCTTCGGCGTCAACGTCAAGGGCACCGTCTTCACCGTCCAAAAAGCACTCCCGCTGCTGAACGAGGGGGCCTCGGTGATCATCAACAGTTCCACCGCGGCCGACCGCGGCACCGCGGGCTTCGGCGCCTACGCGGCGTCCAAGGCGGCCTTGCGTACGTTCACGCGCGTCTGGGCGAACGAGCTGAAGGACCGCGGGATCCGGGTGAACGCCATCTCTCCGGGCCCGACCGACACCTCCGGGATGACCGAACTCGTGGGCGAGGAGAACGCCCCGGCGTTCAAGGCGGCCGAAGCGGCCCGGATCGCCATCGGACGGCTCGGGCGCGTCGAGGAGGTCGCGGCCGCGGTGGCCTTCCTGGCCTCGCCCGACAGCAGCTTCATGCTGGGCGCCAACGTGTACGTCGACGGCGGTGAGAACCAGATCTGA
- a CDS encoding TetR/AcrR family transcriptional regulator yields the protein MDRAQVGRPRAFDAEAAVQKAMVVFWEQGYDGASLTELTEAMGISRKSMYAAFGNKEDLFRLALQRYTEGPGAYIVEALQAPTAREVATLFLLGSVRATTRPGFPAGCLGVQGALAVGATGQVAHDTLAAWRALGQDYLRERFKRAVEEGDLPADAEPELIARFVMTIANGMAVQAAGGATREDLRRVAELALRNWPPA from the coding sequence GTGGACAGGGCGCAGGTGGGGCGGCCGCGGGCGTTCGACGCCGAGGCGGCCGTGCAGAAGGCCATGGTGGTCTTCTGGGAGCAGGGTTACGACGGGGCCAGCCTGACCGAGCTGACCGAGGCCATGGGCATCTCCCGCAAGAGCATGTACGCGGCCTTCGGCAACAAAGAGGACCTCTTTCGCCTGGCGCTGCAGCGCTACACGGAAGGCCCCGGCGCCTACATCGTCGAAGCACTGCAGGCCCCCACCGCCCGGGAGGTGGCGACGTTGTTCCTGCTCGGCTCGGTCCGGGCCACCACGCGACCCGGGTTTCCGGCCGGTTGCCTGGGGGTGCAGGGCGCTTTGGCCGTCGGCGCGACCGGGCAGGTCGCGCACGACACGCTGGCCGCGTGGCGCGCGCTGGGTCAGGACTACTTGCGCGAGCGTTTCAAGCGGGCGGTCGAGGAGGGTGACCTGCCCGCCGACGCCGAGCCGGAGCTGATCGCCCGCTTCGTCATGACGATCGCGAACGGCATGGCCGTGCAGGCGGCGGGCGGCGCGACCCGGGAAGATCTGCGGCGGGTGGCGGAGCTCGCGCTGCGGAACTGGCCGCCGGCCTGA